The following are encoded in a window of Pseudomonas sp. JQ170C genomic DNA:
- a CDS encoding PadR family transcriptional regulator, which yields MRDHHAHRDHGERHDGFERRHGRGDRGPRVFAPGDLKLLLLSMLAEQPCHGYDLIRQIETLFGGNYSPSPGVIYPTLTFLEESELIVGQVHGSKKLYSVTPAGVTALAEQAVALDGVRMRIEVSKRSLFGHDRPAEIHEAVHNLRHALQMHSGRWNPEEIERVRTLLNNTAKAIVAGPATAPTEKSQ from the coding sequence ATGCGTGACCATCATGCCCACCGTGACCATGGCGAACGCCATGACGGTTTTGAACGCCGCCATGGCCGTGGCGATCGCGGCCCGCGCGTATTCGCCCCCGGCGACCTGAAACTGCTGCTGTTGTCGATGCTGGCCGAGCAGCCCTGCCACGGCTACGACCTGATCCGCCAGATCGAAACCCTGTTTGGCGGCAACTACAGCCCAAGCCCCGGCGTGATCTACCCCACCTTGACCTTTCTTGAAGAGAGCGAGCTGATCGTCGGCCAGGTCCATGGCAGCAAGAAGCTCTACAGCGTCACGCCTGCCGGTGTCACGGCCCTGGCCGAGCAGGCTGTCGCCCTGGATGGCGTGCGCATGCGCATCGAGGTCAGCAAGCGCTCGCTGTTCGGCCACGACCGTCCAGCAGAGATCCACGAAGCGGTACACAACCTGCGTCATGCCCTGCAGATGCACAGCGGCCGCTGGAACCCGGAAGAAATCGAGCGGGTGCGTACCCTGCTCAACAACACTGCCAAGGCCATCGTTGCAGGACCGGCCACGGCGCCTACGGAGAAGTCCCAATGA
- a CDS encoding siderophore-interacting protein, which produces MSVSENTAIHRVNHEIKHRRLDVLKVTDLTPRMRRITVGGPQLQGFISVGSDDHIKLLFATSPEEQVALDNLDFGRDTWRPTMREYTPRRIDLAAGELDIDFVLHGDGPASTWAAQVEVGQVLNIAGPRASMVVPDIFDSYLLIGDETAIPAIARRLEELPATRKVLAVIEIEDAQEQQPLASKAQVEVIWVQRHQQALLDVVKALTLPEGQLYTWVALEKSLTRQAKRLLIDEKGVKEDLIKAAAYWRLDPNDDA; this is translated from the coding sequence ATGAGTGTCAGCGAAAACACCGCGATCCATCGCGTGAACCACGAAATCAAACACCGCCGCCTGGATGTACTGAAGGTCACCGACCTGACCCCGCGCATGCGCCGCATCACCGTCGGCGGGCCGCAACTGCAAGGCTTCATCAGTGTCGGCAGTGACGATCACATCAAGCTGCTGTTCGCCACCTCGCCAGAAGAGCAAGTGGCGCTGGACAACCTCGACTTTGGCCGCGACACCTGGCGCCCGACCATGCGCGAGTACACCCCGCGCCGCATCGACCTGGCGGCTGGTGAGCTGGATATCGACTTTGTGCTGCACGGCGATGGCCCTGCCTCCACCTGGGCTGCCCAGGTGGAAGTCGGCCAGGTCCTGAACATCGCGGGCCCACGTGCCTCCATGGTGGTGCCGGATATCTTTGACAGTTACCTGCTGATCGGCGACGAAACGGCGATTCCGGCCATTGCCCGGCGCCTGGAAGAACTGCCAGCCACCCGCAAGGTACTGGCGGTGATCGAGATCGAAGACGCGCAGGAGCAACAGCCCCTGGCAAGCAAGGCCCAGGTGGAAGTGATCTGGGTGCAGCGCCATCAACAAGCGCTGCTCGACGTGGTGAAAGCGCTGACGCTGCCTGAGGGTCAGTTGTACACCTGGGTCGCGCTGGAGAAGAGCCTGACCCGCCAGGCCAAGCGTTTGTTGATCGACGAGAAAGGCGTGAAGGAAGACCTGATCAAAGCCGCCGCCTACTGGCGCCTTGATCCGAACGACGACGCGTAA
- a CDS encoding Pr6Pr family membrane protein, which produces MGLAACLGWSALAIQMYLVLLVRWQEQASLIGGLVNFFSYFTVLSNTLVAVVLTQAAFGRASASRRFFLAPSVSGGIAASIVLVGLAYSLLLRHLWHPQGWQWLADELLHDVMPLLFVVYWWCCVDKGTLRIKHLLAWLLYPVGYFAYALLRGHSIGVYPYPFIDVATLGYGQVLINALAILLGFIAIGLLILGLDHWQGGRLAKARTQP; this is translated from the coding sequence ATGGGTCTGGCCGCATGCCTGGGCTGGAGCGCGCTGGCGATCCAGATGTACCTTGTCTTGCTGGTACGTTGGCAGGAGCAGGCCAGCCTGATCGGCGGCCTGGTGAACTTCTTCAGTTACTTCACCGTGCTGAGCAATACCCTGGTTGCGGTGGTGCTCACGCAGGCGGCATTTGGCAGGGCGTCGGCCTCGCGGCGATTTTTTCTCGCACCCAGCGTCAGTGGCGGCATCGCGGCCAGTATCGTCCTGGTCGGGCTTGCCTACAGCCTGTTATTGCGTCACCTGTGGCACCCACAAGGTTGGCAATGGCTGGCGGATGAGTTGCTGCACGACGTCATGCCGCTGTTGTTCGTCGTGTACTGGTGGTGCTGCGTAGACAAGGGCACCTTGCGCATCAAGCACCTGCTGGCCTGGCTGCTGTATCCGGTGGGGTATTTTGCCTATGCGCTGCTGCGCGGGCATTCGATAGGTGTCTATCCCTACCCCTTTATCGATGTGGCGACCCTTGGCTATGGGCAGGTGTTGATCAACGCCCTGGCGATACTGCTGGGCTTCATCGCCATCGGCCTGCTGATCCTGGGCCTGGATCATTGGCAGGGCGGGCGCCTGGCCAAGGCCAGGACGCAACCCTGA
- a CDS encoding VF530 family protein, protein MTTANPNPLHGVTLEQILTKLVEHYQWEGLAQRIDIRCFKSDPSIKSSLTFLRKTPWAREKVERLYLKLQRGR, encoded by the coding sequence ATGACCACTGCCAACCCCAATCCGCTGCATGGCGTGACCCTGGAGCAGATCCTCACCAAGCTGGTGGAGCACTACCAATGGGAAGGGCTGGCCCAGCGCATTGATATTCGCTGCTTCAAGAGTGATCCGAGCATCAAGTCGAGCCTGACTTTCCTGCGCAAGACCCCCTGGGCGAGGGAGAAAGTCGAACGCCTGTACCTGAAGCTGCAGCGCGGCCGCTAA
- a CDS encoding TonB-dependent receptor produces the protein MRLSPLAAALWLVSPLSLAVELQTQVITANPLGTGELAAPTTVLEGDDLALQQKGSLGQTLSNQPGVSSTWFGPGASRPIIRGLDGDRIRILRNGVGALDASSLSYDHAVPLDPATVDRIEIVRGPAALLYGGNAIGGVVNSFDNRIPTAPIDGIQGAGELRYGGADTTRSSAGKLEAGDGRFALHLDANSRQFNDLRIPGYARSAKVRDADDPGSRNKLENSDGRQDGGAVGGAYHWDHGYAGLSFSRYDSNYGSVAEPGVRLDMQQDHYGFASELRDLEGPFSSLKFDVGYTDYQHRELEGGDVHTTFKNKGYEARVEARHQPLGPVEGVIGAQVSRNEFSALGEEAFVPQTDTDTLALFMLEQWQATERLNLSLGGRLEHTRVDPDSQGSERFAHADSAASFTAASLSSGAVYELTPIWSLAATLGYTERAPTFYELYANGAHVATGTYEVGDPNLSKEKAISSDLALRFDNGVHKGSVGVFYSHFRNYIGLLASGNMREGHDHGGEDHDHDHDHDHDHDHAGDVPEYLYRGVAARFYGIEAQDRWQLLQNRYGSFALELSGDYTRAKNLDSGEDLPRIAPLRLNSGLLWELDRWQARVDVQHASAQHKKPANETSTDGYTTLGASVGYRFEVGQSQWLAFVRGENLTDQTVRYASSILRDIAPAPGRSVEVGLRTTF, from the coding sequence ATGCGCCTCTCCCCCCTTGCCGCCGCCCTCTGGCTCGTCTCTCCCTTGAGCCTGGCGGTCGAGCTTCAAACCCAGGTCATCACCGCCAACCCGCTGGGCACCGGCGAACTGGCCGCGCCGACCACCGTACTTGAAGGCGACGACCTGGCCCTGCAGCAAAAAGGCAGCCTCGGCCAGACCCTGAGCAATCAACCGGGCGTCTCTTCCACCTGGTTCGGTCCCGGCGCCAGCCGCCCGATAATCCGCGGGCTGGACGGCGACCGTATCCGCATTCTGCGCAACGGCGTCGGAGCCCTCGATGCCTCGTCACTGTCGTATGACCACGCCGTGCCTCTGGACCCGGCCACCGTGGATCGCATCGAAATCGTCCGCGGCCCGGCCGCCCTGCTCTATGGCGGCAACGCCATTGGCGGTGTGGTCAACAGCTTCGACAATCGCATCCCCACCGCGCCCATCGACGGCATTCAAGGTGCGGGCGAATTGCGCTACGGCGGCGCCGATACCACCCGCAGCAGCGCCGGCAAGCTTGAAGCCGGTGACGGCCGCTTCGCCCTGCACCTGGACGCCAACAGCCGGCAGTTCAACGACCTGCGCATTCCCGGCTATGCGCGAAGCGCCAAAGTGCGCGATGCCGACGACCCGGGCAGCCGCAACAAACTGGAAAACAGTGATGGCCGCCAGGATGGCGGTGCCGTGGGTGGTGCCTACCACTGGGATCACGGCTATGCGGGCCTTTCCTTCAGCCGCTACGACTCCAACTACGGTTCGGTGGCCGAGCCCGGCGTGCGCCTGGACATGCAGCAGGATCACTACGGCTTCGCCTCTGAACTGCGGGACCTGGAAGGCCCGTTCAGTTCGCTGAAATTCGATGTCGGCTACACCGACTACCAGCACCGCGAACTGGAGGGTGGCGACGTACACACCACCTTCAAGAACAAAGGCTACGAAGCGCGGGTCGAGGCCCGGCATCAGCCGCTGGGGCCGGTTGAGGGTGTGATTGGCGCGCAGGTCAGCCGCAACGAGTTTTCCGCCCTGGGCGAAGAAGCCTTCGTGCCGCAGACCGATACCGACACCCTGGCGCTGTTCATGCTCGAGCAGTGGCAGGCCACCGAACGCCTGAACCTGAGCCTGGGCGGACGACTGGAACACACGCGAGTGGACCCCGACAGCCAGGGCAGCGAACGCTTCGCCCACGCCGACAGCGCGGCCAGCTTCACCGCCGCCAGCCTGTCGTCCGGCGCCGTCTATGAGCTGACGCCCATCTGGTCGCTGGCGGCCACCCTGGGGTACACCGAACGCGCCCCGACCTTCTACGAGCTGTACGCCAACGGTGCCCACGTCGCCACCGGCACCTATGAAGTGGGCGACCCGAACCTGAGCAAGGAAAAAGCGATCTCCAGCGACCTGGCCCTGCGCTTTGACAACGGCGTGCACAAAGGCAGCGTCGGGGTGTTCTACAGCCACTTCCGCAATTACATCGGGCTGCTGGCCAGCGGCAACATGCGCGAGGGCCACGACCATGGCGGTGAAGATCACGATCATGACCATGACCATGACCATGATCACGACCACGCCGGCGACGTCCCCGAGTACCTGTACCGCGGTGTAGCTGCGCGCTTCTACGGCATCGAGGCCCAGGACCGCTGGCAACTGCTGCAAAACCGCTATGGCAGCTTTGCCCTGGAGTTGTCGGGCGACTACACCCGGGCCAAGAACCTGGACAGCGGCGAAGACCTGCCGCGTATCGCCCCGCTGCGCCTGAACAGTGGCTTGCTGTGGGAGCTGGACCGCTGGCAGGCGAGGGTCGATGTGCAACACGCCAGCGCCCAGCACAAAAAGCCCGCCAATGAGACCAGCACCGATGGCTACACCACCCTGGGCGCCAGCGTGGGGTATCGCTTCGAGGTCGGCCAGAGCCAGTGGCTGGCCTTCGTGCGGGGTGAAAACCTCACCGACCAGACCGTGCGCTACGCCAGCTCCATCCTGCGCGACATCGCCCCGGCACCGGGACGCAGCGTAGAAGTAGGCCTGCGCACCACCTTCTGA
- a CDS encoding carbohydrate porin, which produces MPQIHRFRFSPATRTLLSGLAIASLAPCAQAAAMFASDSPWMLGDWGGTRTELAERGYDFTLGYTGEMGANLDGGYDDDQTARYSGQFALGTHLDLQKILGWHDAEFQLTVTERHGNNISNDRINDPRVGGFTSAQEVWGRGQTWRLTQMWIKQKYFDGALDVKFGRFGQGEDFNSFPCDFQNLAFCGSQVGNWAGDIWYNWPVSQWALRVKYNLTPELYAQIGAYEQNPSNLDRDNGFKLSGSGTQGAVIPVELVWSPAVNGLKGEYRAGYYYSNAKATDVYKDSNDQPAALSGQAYRSSSSKHGFWLGAQQQVTSQASDHSRGLSVFANATLHDKKTNAIDNYVQAGVVYKGPFDARAKDDIGFALARVHVNPAYRKNARAINEASGITDFDNPAYRPVQDTEYSAELYYGIHLADWLTVRPNLQYIRHPGGVNQVDDALIGGIKIQSSF; this is translated from the coding sequence ATGCCTCAGATTCATCGTTTCCGCTTTTCCCCCGCCACCCGGACACTGCTTTCGGGTCTGGCCATTGCCAGCCTGGCCCCTTGCGCCCAGGCTGCGGCGATGTTCGCCAGCGACTCGCCATGGATGCTTGGCGATTGGGGCGGCACCCGCACGGAGCTGGCAGAACGCGGCTACGACTTCACCCTCGGCTACACCGGCGAGATGGGCGCCAATCTCGACGGCGGTTATGACGACGATCAAACCGCACGCTACAGCGGCCAGTTCGCCCTGGGCACTCACCTGGACCTGCAGAAGATCCTCGGCTGGCACGATGCCGAGTTCCAGCTGACCGTGACCGAGCGCCACGGCAACAACATCAGCAACGACCGTATCAACGACCCGCGGGTCGGAGGCTTCACCTCGGCCCAGGAAGTCTGGGGCCGCGGTCAGACCTGGCGGCTGACGCAGATGTGGATCAAGCAGAAATACTTCGACGGCGCCCTGGATGTGAAATTCGGCCGCTTCGGCCAGGGCGAAGACTTCAACAGTTTCCCCTGCGACTTCCAGAACCTGGCGTTCTGCGGCTCCCAGGTGGGCAACTGGGCGGGTGACATCTGGTACAACTGGCCCGTCAGCCAGTGGGCCCTGCGGGTCAAGTACAACCTCACACCCGAGCTGTACGCGCAAATCGGCGCCTACGAGCAGAACCCTTCCAACCTGGATCGCGACAACGGCTTCAAGCTCAGCGGCAGCGGCACCCAGGGTGCGGTGATCCCGGTCGAACTGGTCTGGAGCCCGGCAGTCAACGGCCTGAAAGGGGAATATCGCGCCGGTTACTACTACAGTAATGCCAAGGCAACTGATGTCTACAAGGACAGCAACGACCAACCGGCAGCACTCAGCGGCCAGGCTTATCGCAGCAGCTCGAGCAAGCACGGTTTCTGGCTCGGTGCCCAGCAGCAGGTGACGTCGCAAGCGTCCGACCACTCCCGTGGCCTGAGCGTGTTCGCCAACGCCACGTTGCACGACAAGAAGACCAATGCCATCGACAACTATGTTCAGGCAGGTGTGGTGTACAAGGGGCCCTTCGATGCCCGTGCCAAGGACGACATCGGCTTCGCCCTCGCCCGCGTGCACGTCAACCCTGCCTACCGCAAGAACGCCCGGGCCATCAACGAAGCCTCAGGCATCACCGATTTCGACAATCCCGCCTACCGCCCGGTGCAGGACACCGAGTACAGCGCCGAGCTGTACTACGGCATCCACTTGGCCGACTGGCTGACCGTGCGCCCGAACCTGCAATACATCCGTCATCCCGGTGGCGTGAACCAGGTCGATGACGCGCTGATCGGCGGGATCAAGATCCAGAGCAGCTTCTAA
- a CDS encoding glucose/quinate/shikimate family membrane-bound PQQ-dependent dehydrogenase, translating to MSTDGALSRTRWLPRLIGVLLLLMGLALLAGGIKLSQLGGSLYYLIAGIGFALSGVLLLALRRNALGLYGLVLLGSTLWALWEVGLDWWQLVPRLALWFALGVVLLLPWARRPLAGNPSKVNTGLLSLAVVLSGATAVASQFTNPGEIQGELGRDTTEFASNAPQMPDGEWQAYGRTEYGDRYSPLRQITPNNVHKLEEAWRIRTGDLPTANDPVELTNQNTPLKVNGMLYACTAHSKVLALDPDTGAEIWRFDPQIKSPVGFKGFAHMTCRGVSYYDENNYVSVDGSPAPKISDAGQAVARACPRRLYLPTADARLIALNADTGKVCEGFGNQGVIDLTTGIGPFTAGGYYSTSPAAITRELVIIGGHVTDNESTNEPSGVIRAYDVHDGRLVWNWDSNNPDETAPLAPGKTYSRNSANMWSLASVDEKLGMVYLPLGNQTPDQWGADRTPGAEKFSAGIVALDLTNGKVRWNYQFTHHDLWDMDVGSQPTLIDLKSDDGVKPALIAPTKQGSLYVLDRRDGTPIVPIREIPAPQGAVEGDRTAPTQARSDLNLLGPDLTEQAMWGASPFDQMLCRIQFRELRYEGQYTPPSLQGSLVYPGNVGVFNWGSVSVDPVRQMMFTSPNYMAFVSKMVPRADVAAGSKRESETSGVQPNTGAPYAVIMHPFMSPLGVPCQAPAWGYVAGIDLLSKKVVWKHKNGTSRDSSPIPIGLPIGVPSMGGSIVTAGGLGFLSGTLDQYLRAYDTNTGKELWKARLPAGGQATPMTYTGKDGKQYVLVTAGGHGSLGTKMGDYVIAYKLAE from the coding sequence ATGAGCACTGATGGTGCCTTGAGTAGAACCCGCTGGCTGCCGCGCCTGATCGGCGTGCTGTTGCTGCTGATGGGCCTGGCCCTGCTGGCCGGTGGCATCAAGCTGAGCCAGCTCGGCGGCTCGCTGTATTACCTGATCGCCGGTATTGGCTTTGCCCTGTCCGGCGTCCTGCTGCTGGCCCTGCGCCGCAATGCCCTGGGCCTGTACGGCCTGGTGCTGCTGGGCAGCACCCTGTGGGCACTGTGGGAAGTCGGCCTGGACTGGTGGCAGCTGGTTCCACGCCTGGCCCTGTGGTTCGCCCTGGGCGTTGTGCTGTTGCTGCCGTGGGCGCGCCGTCCGCTGGCCGGCAACCCGTCAAAGGTCAACACCGGCCTGCTGAGCCTGGCCGTGGTGCTGTCTGGCGCCACCGCCGTGGCCAGCCAGTTCACCAACCCGGGTGAAATCCAGGGCGAGCTGGGCCGCGACACCACCGAGTTCGCCAGCAACGCACCACAGATGCCCGATGGCGAGTGGCAGGCCTATGGCCGCACCGAGTACGGCGACCGCTACTCGCCGCTGCGCCAGATCACCCCGAACAACGTGCACAAGCTTGAAGAAGCCTGGCGCATCCGTACCGGTGACCTGCCGACCGCCAACGACCCGGTGGAACTGACCAACCAGAACACCCCGCTCAAGGTCAACGGCATGCTCTATGCCTGCACCGCCCACAGCAAAGTGCTGGCCCTGGACCCGGACACCGGTGCCGAGATCTGGCGCTTCGATCCGCAGATCAAGAGCCCGGTAGGCTTCAAGGGCTTCGCCCACATGACCTGCCGTGGTGTGTCGTACTACGACGAGAACAACTACGTCAGCGTCGACGGCAGCCCGGCGCCGAAGATCAGCGATGCCGGCCAGGCCGTGGCCCGCGCCTGCCCGCGTCGCCTGTACCTGCCCACCGCTGACGCCCGTCTGATTGCACTGAACGCCGACACCGGCAAGGTGTGCGAAGGCTTCGGCAACCAGGGTGTGATCGACCTGACCACCGGCATCGGCCCGTTCACCGCCGGCGGTTACTACTCCACCTCGCCTGCGGCGATCACCCGCGAACTGGTGATCATCGGCGGCCATGTCACCGATAACGAGTCGACCAACGAACCGTCCGGCGTCATCCGCGCCTACGACGTGCACGACGGCCGCCTGGTGTGGAACTGGGACAGCAACAACCCGGACGAAACCGCGCCACTGGCCCCGGGCAAGACCTACAGCCGCAACTCGGCGAACATGTGGTCGCTGGCCAGTGTCGACGAAAAACTCGGCATGGTGTACCTGCCCCTGGGCAACCAGACCCCTGACCAGTGGGGCGCCGACCGCACCCCGGGCGCCGAGAAGTTCAGCGCCGGCATCGTCGCCCTGGACCTGACCAACGGCAAGGTGCGCTGGAACTACCAGTTCACCCACCACGACCTCTGGGACATGGACGTCGGCAGCCAGCCAACACTGATTGACCTGAAGTCCGACGATGGCGTGAAGCCTGCGCTGATCGCCCCGACCAAACAGGGCAGCCTGTACGTGCTGGACCGTCGCGACGGCACCCCGATCGTGCCGATCCGCGAAATCCCGGCCCCGCAAGGCGCCGTCGAAGGCGACCGCACTGCCCCGACCCAGGCCCGCTCGGATCTGAACCTGCTGGGTCCGGACCTGACCGAACAGGCCATGTGGGGCGCCAGCCCGTTCGACCAGATGCTCTGCCGCATCCAGTTCCGCGAGCTGCGCTACGAAGGCCAGTACACCCCGCCGTCGCTCCAGGGCAGCCTGGTCTACCCGGGTAACGTCGGCGTGTTCAACTGGGGCAGCGTGTCGGTCGACCCGGTGCGCCAGATGATGTTCACCAGCCCCAACTACATGGCGTTCGTGTCGAAGATGGTGCCCCGCGCCGACGTGGCTGCCGGCAGCAAGCGTGAAAGCGAAACCAGCGGTGTGCAGCCGAACACCGGCGCCCCGTATGCGGTGATCATGCACCCGTTCATGTCGCCCCTGGGCGTACCGTGCCAGGCCCCTGCCTGGGGCTATGTGGCCGGCATCGACCTGCTCAGCAAAAAAGTGGTGTGGAAGCACAAGAACGGCACCAGCCGTGACAGCTCGCCCATCCCTATCGGCCTGCCCATCGGCGTGCCGAGCATGGGCGGTTCCATCGTCACCGCCGGTGGCCTGGGCTTCCTGAGCGGCACCCTGGATCAGTACCTGCGTGCCTATGACACCAACACCGGCAAGGAGTTGTGGAAAGCGCGCCTGCCGGCTGGCGGCCAGGCAACCCCGATGACCTACACCGGCAAGGACGGCAAGCAGTACGTCCTGGTGACCGCCGGCGGTCACGGTTCGCTGGGCACCAAGATGGGCGACTATGTGATCGCCTACAAGTTGGCTGAGTAA
- the lon gene encoding endopeptidase La: MSDQQDLPEHPGEDAEIEHLEASEHTGRHLALPGQQLPDKVYIIPIHNRPFFPAQVLPVIVNEEPWAETLDLVAKNPHHSLALFFMDTPPDDHRHFDTSALPLYGTLVKVHHASRENGKLQFVAQGLTRVRIRTWLKHHRPPYLVEVEYPHQPTEPTDEVKAYGMALINAIKELLPLNPLYSEELKNYLNRFSPNDPSPLTDFAAALTSATGNQLQEVLDCVPILKRMEKVLPMLRKEVEVARLQNEISAEVNRQIGEHQREFFLKEQLKVIQQELGLTKDDRSADLEQFEQRLQGKTLPAATKKRIDEEMGKLAILETGSPEYAVTRNYLDWATALPWGVYGKDKLDLKHARKVLDQHHAGLDDIKDRILEFLAVGAWKGEISGSIVLLVGPPGVGKTSIGKSIAESLGRPFYRFSVGGMRDEAEIKGHRRTYIGAQPGKLVQALKDVEVMNPVIMLDEIDKMGQSYQGDPASALLETLDPEQNIDFLDHYLDLRLDLSKVLFVCTANTLDSIPGPLLDRMEVIRLSGYITEEKLAIAKRHLWPKQLNKAGVAKTSLSISDSALRLVIEGYAREAGVRQLEKQLGKLIRKAVVQLLEDPTKKIKIGPKDLEASLGMPVFRAEQVLAGKGVITGLAWTSMGGATLPIEATRIHTLNRGFKLTGKLGDVMKESAEIAYSYVSANSKKFGGDPTFFNQAFIHLHVPEGATPKDGPSAGVTMASALLSLARDQAPKKGVAMTGELTLTGQVLPIGGVREKVIAARRQKIYELILPEANRGDFEELPDYLKEGLSVHFAKRFSDVAKVLF, encoded by the coding sequence ATGAGCGATCAGCAGGATCTACCCGAACATCCCGGAGAAGACGCCGAAATCGAGCATCTCGAGGCCTCCGAGCACACCGGTCGGCACCTGGCCCTGCCCGGCCAGCAGCTACCCGACAAGGTCTACATCATCCCGATCCACAACCGCCCGTTCTTCCCCGCGCAAGTGTTGCCGGTGATCGTCAACGAAGAACCCTGGGCTGAAACCCTGGACCTGGTTGCCAAAAACCCTCACCACTCCCTGGCCCTGTTCTTCATGGACACCCCGCCAGACGATCACCGCCATTTCGACACCTCGGCCCTGCCGCTGTACGGCACCCTGGTCAAGGTGCATCACGCCAGCCGCGAGAACGGCAAACTGCAATTCGTCGCCCAGGGCCTGACCCGGGTCCGTATCCGCACCTGGCTCAAGCACCATCGCCCGCCGTACCTGGTCGAAGTCGAATACCCGCACCAACCGACTGAGCCGACCGACGAGGTCAAGGCCTACGGCATGGCCCTGATCAATGCGATCAAGGAGCTGCTGCCGCTCAACCCGCTATACAGCGAAGAGCTGAAGAACTACCTCAACCGCTTCAGCCCCAACGACCCGTCGCCGTTGACCGACTTCGCCGCAGCGCTGACCTCCGCTACCGGCAATCAGCTGCAGGAAGTGCTCGACTGCGTGCCCATCCTCAAGCGCATGGAAAAAGTCCTGCCGATGCTGCGCAAGGAAGTCGAGGTCGCACGCCTGCAAAACGAGATCTCTGCGGAAGTGAACCGCCAGATCGGCGAGCACCAGCGCGAGTTCTTCCTCAAGGAACAGCTCAAGGTCATCCAGCAGGAGCTTGGCCTGACCAAGGACGACCGCAGCGCCGACCTTGAGCAGTTCGAGCAGCGCCTGCAAGGCAAGACGCTGCCGGCGGCCACCAAAAAGCGCATCGATGAAGAGATGGGCAAGCTGGCGATCCTGGAAACCGGCTCGCCCGAATACGCCGTTACCCGTAACTACCTGGACTGGGCCACCGCCCTGCCCTGGGGGGTGTACGGCAAGGACAAGCTCGACCTCAAGCATGCGCGCAAGGTGCTCGACCAGCACCATGCCGGGCTCGACGACATCAAGGACCGGATCCTCGAATTCCTCGCCGTCGGTGCCTGGAAGGGCGAGATCAGCGGCTCCATCGTCTTGCTGGTGGGCCCGCCGGGCGTGGGCAAGACCAGCATCGGCAAATCCATCGCCGAGTCCCTGGGACGGCCGTTCTACCGCTTCAGCGTCGGCGGCATGCGCGACGAGGCCGAGATCAAGGGCCATCGGCGTACCTACATCGGCGCCCAGCCGGGCAAGCTGGTGCAGGCGCTCAAGGACGTGGAAGTGATGAACCCGGTCATCATGCTCGACGAGATCGACAAGATGGGCCAGAGCTATCAGGGCGACCCCGCCTCGGCGTTGCTCGAAACCCTCGACCCGGAGCAGAACATCGACTTCCTCGACCACTACCTGGACCTGCGCCTGGACCTGTCCAAAGTACTGTTCGTGTGCACCGCCAACACCCTGGACTCGATACCGGGCCCGCTGCTCGACCGTATGGAAGTGATTCGCCTGTCCGGCTACATCACCGAAGAGAAGCTGGCCATTGCCAAACGTCACCTGTGGCCCAAGCAATTGAACAAGGCCGGTGTGGCCAAGACCAGCCTGAGCATCAGTGACAGCGCCCTGCGCCTGGTGATCGAGGGCTATGCCCGCGAAGCCGGCGTGCGCCAGCTGGAAAAACAACTGGGCAAGCTGATACGCAAGGCCGTGGTGCAGTTGCTCGAAGACCCGACGAAAAAAATCAAGATCGGCCCCAAGGACCTCGAAGCCTCACTGGGCATGCCGGTGTTTCGCGCCGAACAGGTGCTGGCGGGCAAAGGCGTCATCACAGGCCTTGCCTGGACCAGCATGGGCGGCGCCACCTTGCCGATCGAGGCCACCCGCATCCACACCCTCAACCGCGGCTTCAAGCTGACCGGCAAGCTGGGCGATGTGATGAAGGAATCGGCCGAGATCGCCTACAGCTACGTCAGTGCCAACTCGAAGAAATTCGGTGGCGACCCGACCTTCTTCAACCAGGCCTTCATCCACTTGCACGTCCCCGAAGGCGCCACGCCCAAAGATGGCCCCAGCGCCGGGGTCACCATGGCCAGCGCCCTGCTGTCCCTGGCCCGCGACCAGGCGCCGAAAAAAGGCGTGGCTATGACCGGCGAGCTGACCTTGACCGGCCAGGTCCTGCCGATAGGCGGGGTACGGGAGAAAGTGATCGCGGCGCGGCGACAGAAGATCTACGAACTGATCCTGCCGGAAGCCAACCGTGGCGACTTCGAAGAGCTGCCGGACTACCTCAAGGAAGGCTTGAGCGTGCATTTCGCCAAGCGCTTCAGCGATGTAGCCAAGGTGTTGTTCTAA